From one Peromyscus maniculatus bairdii isolate BWxNUB_F1_BW_parent chromosome 17, HU_Pman_BW_mat_3.1, whole genome shotgun sequence genomic stretch:
- the Npy5r gene encoding neuropeptide Y receptor type 5, whose protein sequence is MDFELEEHFNKTIVKKNNTAAAQNAAFPVWDDYRGTENNTVAARNAAFPVWDDYRGSVDDLQYFLIGLYTFVSLLGFMGNLLILMAVMKKRNQKTTVNFLIGNLAFSDILVVLFCSPFTLTSVLLDQWMFGKAMCHIMPFLQCVSVLVSTLILISIAIVRYHMIKHPISNNLTANHGYFLIATVWTLGFAICSPLPVFHSLVELKETFGSALLSSKYLCVESWPSDSYRIAFTISLLLVQYILPLVCLTVSHTSVCRSISCGLSHKENRLEENEMINLTLHPSKKSGNQAKPPSSQKWSYSFIRKHRRRYSKKTACVLPAPLGHSQEKRPTVPANLASFRSQLSSSSKVIPGVPTCFEVKPEENSDAREMRVKRSITRIKKRSRSVFYRLTILILVFAVSWMPLHLFHVVTDFNDNLISNRHFKLVYCICHLLGMMSCCLNPILYGFLNNGIKADLRALIHCLHMS, encoded by the coding sequence ATGGATTTTGAACTCGAAGAGCATTTTAACAAGACAATTGTCAAAAAGAACAATACTGCAGCTGCTCAGAACGCTGCCTTTCCTGTCTGGGATGACTACAGAGGTACAGAGAACAATACTGTGGCTGCTCGGAATGCTGCCTTTCCTGTCTGGGATGACTACAGAGGCAGCGTAGATGATTTACAATACTTTCTGATTGGGCTCTATACATTTGTAAGTCTTCTTGGCTTTATGGGAAATCTGCTGATTTTAATGGCGGTTATGAAAAAGCGCAATCAGAAGACGACAGTGAACTTTCTCATAGGTAACCTGGCCTTCTCCGATATCTTGGTAGTGCTTTTTTGCTCGCCTTTCACACTGACCTCTGTCTTGCTGGATCAGTGGATGTTCGGCAAGGCCATGTGCCATATTATGCCTTTCCTTCAGTGTGTGTCAGTTCTGGTTTCAACTTTGATCTTAATATCAATTGCCATTGTCAGGTACCATATGATAAAGCATCCCATATCTAACAATTTAACAGCAAACCACGGCTACTTTCTGATCGCTACTGTCTGGACCCTGGGCTTTGCCATCTGCTCTCCCCTCCCGGTGTTTCACAGCCTGGTGGAACTTAAGGAAACCTTTGGCTCAGCATTGCTGAGCAGCAAGTATCTGTGTGTTGAGTCATGGCCTTCGGATTCATACAGAATTGCTTTCACAATCTCTTTATTGTTAGTTCAGTATATTCTGCCTTTGGTTTGTTTGACGGTAAGTCACACTAGCGTCTGCAGGAGTATAAGCTGTGGATTGTCCCACAAGGAAAACAGACTGGAGGAAAATGAGATGATCAACTTAACTCTTCATCCATCCAAGAAGAGTGGGAACCAGGCAAAACCCCCCAGCAGCCAGAAGTGGAGTTACTCGTTCATCAGAAAGCACAGGAGGCGGTACAGCAAGAAGACAGCCTGTGTCTTACCGGCTCCACTAGGACATTCCCAGGAGAAGCGTCCAACAGTTCCAGCAAACCTGGCCTCCTTCAGAAGTCAGCTCTCTTCATCCAGTAAGGTCATTCCAGGGGTCCCGACCTGCTTTGAGGTGAAGCCTGAAGAAAACTCAGATGCTCGCGAGATGAGAGTCAAGCGCTCCATCACCAGGATCAAAAAGAGATCTCGGAGTGTTTTCTACAGACTGACCATCCTGATACTCGTGTTTGCTGTGAGTTGGATGCCACTCCACCTTTTCCACGTGGTGACGGATTTCAATGACAACCTTATCTCCAACAGACATTTCAAGCTGGTGTACTGCATTTGTCACTTGTTAGGCATGATGTCCTGCTGTCTTAACCCGATCCTATATGGATTTCTTAATAATGGGATCAAAGCAGACTTGAGAGCCCTGATCCACTGCCTACACATGTCATGA
- the Npy1r gene encoding neuropeptide Y receptor type 1 has protein sequence MNSTLFSQVENHSFHYNISENSPLLAFENDDCHLPLAVIFTLALAYGAVIILGVSGNLALIIIILKQKEMRNVTNILIVNLSFSDLLVAIMCLPFTFVYTLMDHWVFGETMCKLNPFVQCVSITVSIFSLVLIAVERHQLIINPRGWRPSNRHAYIGIGVIWVLAVASSLPFLIYQVLTDEPFQNVTLAAFKDKYVCFDRFPSDSHRLSYTTLLLVLQYFGPLCFIFICYFKIYIRLKRRNNMMDKMRDSKYRSSESKRINVMLLSIVVAFAVCWLPLTIFNTVFDWNHQIIATCNHNLLFLLCHLTAMISTCVNPIFYGFLNKNFQRDLQFFFNFCDFRSRDDDYETIAMSTMHTDVSKTSLKQASPVAFKKINMDDNEKI, from the exons aTGAATTCAACACTCTTCTCTCAAGTTGAAAATCACTCATTTCACTATAACATCTCAGAGAATTCTCCacttctggcttttgaaaatgatgATTGCCACCTGCCCTTGGCTGTGATATTTACTTTGGCTCTTGCTTATGGAGCTGTGATTATTCTTGGGGTCTCTGGAAACCTGGCATTGATCATAATCATCCTGAAACAGAAAGAGATGAGAAATGTCACCAACATCCTCATCGTGAACCTTTCCTTCTCAGACTTGCTGGTCGCCATCATGTGTCTCCCCTTCACTTTTGTGTACACGCTGATGGACCACTGGGTCTTCGGTGAGACCATGTGCAAACTGAATCCCTTTGTCCAATGCGTCTCCATCACGGTATCCATTTTCTCTCTGGTTCTCATCGCCGTGGAGCGGCATCAGCTGATCATCAACCCAAGAGGGTGGAGACCAAGCAACAGACACGCTTACATTGGCATTGGTGTCATTTGGGTCCTTGCTGTGGCTTCTTCTCTGCCCTTCCTGATCTACCAAGTTCTGACCGATGAGCCCTTCCAAAACGTAACGCTTGCTGCCTTCAAGGACAAGTACGTGTGCTTTGACAGATTCCCGTCAGACTCTCACAGGCTGTCGTACACGACCCTCCTTCTGGTGCTGCAGTACTTCGGCCCACTCTGCTTCATATTTATATGCTACTTCAAG ATATACATTCGCCTGAAAAGGAGAAACAACATGATGGACAAGATGAGGGACAGCAAGTACAGGTCCAGCGAGAGCAAACGCATCAACGTCATGCTGCTCTCCATCGTGGTGGCCTTTGCCGTCTGCTGGCTGCCCCTTACCATCTTCAACACTGTGTTCGACTGGAACCACCAGATCATTGCCACCTGCAACCACAACCTGCTCTTCCTGCTCTGCCACCTCACGGCCATGATCTCCACCTGCGTCAACCCTATCTTTTATGGGTTCCTGAACAAAAACTTCCAGAGAGACTTGCAGTTCTTCTTCAACTTCTGTGATTTCCGGTCTCGAGACGATGACTACGAGACCATAGCCATGTCTACCATGCATACCGATGTGTCTAAGACGTCTCTGAAGCAGGCAAGCCCCGTCgcgtttaaaaaaatcaatatggaTGACAATGAGAAAATCTGA